The Aspergillus flavus chromosome 6, complete sequence nucleotide sequence TCAATCGGTTCAGCTTTGTATAAGAAGTTCAACACGCCGATATATATCTTCCGTAAGGGTCGCATATATAATTCCAGAATAAGTTTTGATTTCTCCCTCTAACGCCCAACGTgatagtaataataatatagaacaTGGAATGCTAACTTCTATACACAAACACAACTTAATTGAATTTAATCGAGACGGAGTAAGCCCAGAGTTAAACTCGATTCATAGAtcatttctccttcttttccttcttcttagacttggaggatttggatttcttctccttctcagccttcgGCTCCTTGGTCTTGCTGGGGGTTTCTGGTTCTGGGATAGCAGCGACTGATGGCGCTGCTAGTGCGCCGGACATGGAAACTCGGGGTTCTTGGCTACGTCCCCTCCGTGGGGTGGCAGATGTGGTTAAGATACCATTGCGCTCATCTTCAAGCACTCTGGCTTCCTCCTCCGGGGAGAGCATCGTGCCCTCAATGCTAAGAAAGCTGCGATCGCGCTCCGAACCGGGAATGACGTCGACATCGACGACCCGGAAACGGACAGTGCCGCGTACACGGTGACCAGATACAGACTGGAAGTAGCCCTCTGCGGCAGATTCGTCATCCTCAGCATTGGCTTCTTCGTTGAGGGTGTCGGAGACGGGGTTTGCCAACGAGACGGGGTTGAAAtgctctttttcttgatcGAAGGAGGCAGACGGTTCGGATTCGTCATCTTCGGATGTGGTGGCTGTCTTTTGCTGGTCTCCGCTGACgctgccttcttcacctGGTGGGACCCATTTCCAGTTCGAAGGGAGTCTCTTGCGTTCAATACCGACGGAGAAGAGGTTGAGCACAACGGCGCCCAGGAAACCTTCAGACTGGACGTTGACCCATCCTTCGAGAATTTGACCCCTTTGTGGCCGAAAAACCAGGAATGTCGCAGTCAGGTAAACGTACAGCACGCCGTATTCGCCTGCTGTCTTGGCGAGAGTCAATGGTTTTGGATTGGGATCTGCGGGATCAGAGGACGTATATGGGGAAGGCGGGGTACTCGATATCGAGGCATCGGAGTAGGCCAAGATGACACCTTGAAGGGGAGCATAATAAGTAAGGAGGAGAGGGGAGAGATGTTCCGCCAGGAGGGAGGCTTTAGCATGAGTCGGGGAAATCGAGATGGGCGATAGAGGAAGATAGAGCGTTGCGGTGGTCAGAACATATGGCGAGTCTGGAATTGCTGCTCCTTCTGTGTCGGCCTGTTTGCTCTTCGTCTTATCCTTGGActtcttgctctttttcttcttttcaatGTCATGATCCGCGGTTTCGTCGGCTAATTGGCTCGATTCAtgcttgcgcttcttctttgacggcgatgaggatgataCGTCCTTGTTCTTGTGTTTGCGCTTGCGCTCTTTTTCTGGGGATGGTACGGCAGCTGGGACCCGCTCTGAATCTATTTCCATCGCATCGACGGCCATTGTGTTCGATAGTGGCGCAACGGGTGCGCCTGTGGAGTATCTTCGAGGATCGATATCCGATGGATTTTCAGATGTcgaaactttttttttttcttttccttctttgctcATGTGGAGAAATGGAAGGCGGTGTCTAGGGCGGTAAGTTTCAAGGCAGGCGCCAAGTCGCAACTtcatggaagaagacaacATACGATAGTGCTTCATGGCGCTAAACTTTtgtataaaattaaaagtaGTTGATTTCCCGTGCTGCCTACAAGCACGGGACTGAAATATCTTCATGGCttctcttttatcttttgCTGGTTGGGCATTTCTACCAAATGTGAGTGTTATCTTTACCTTTGCTTGTCTCTAGGTTCCCGTCGACCTCCACGCAGCATGTTATGGCCATTACTGACAACGTAGGATATAGTATGCGACTTCCATAGTTCAGAATATTTACTATGGAATTACCATTCGCGCGGGTGAACCTCGACCCCAACCCCCCTCTCCGCGCTATGCCCGACATCGCCGTCGCATCTTTATTCTGGTCGTGACAAGCTATCTCCTTTACACGCTCTACGAGACATTTCATCGGGTTCAGGCTGCCGGTGATTTTTACAAAGCACTTGGGGTCTCTCCATTGGCCGATGATAGGACTATCAAATCGCGATTCCGGCGCCTTGCTGCGCAGCATCATCCAGACAAGATCAACCAAGGGGATGGCATTCCTTCCGACGACTACTTTGTATATTTGAAGCTGGCGCAAGATACCTTACTGGATCCTGCGAGGCGGTTTGCATATGATAGATTTGGACCCGATGTTCTTGGCTGGAGTAATGTCAAGACTGTGCAAGACTTCCTGTTTACAGGGTTACAGCGGTCGATACCGCAGTATGTGGGAGGATTCGTGACCATTATCATTTTGAACTTCACCTGGTGGTCCAACTGGGGCCGTTATGTGAGTGATTATCTTTAGATGCTGCTTGTCTCTTCCTAACCGTACACAGTGGCGCTTCTTTACTTTTGCTGCCTTGATCACTCTTGAATTAGCTTTGACCACGCAGCCAAGAGCTTTATTCTTCCCTGCATCCTATATCCCTGTAGAGCTACAAAAATTGCTGGGGATTTCTACGAAGACGCCGAGCTTCTATCTCCTACCATTTCAGATCTTGACCCTTGCGCAACGTGCCTCCGTGATGCTGCATATCTTTATTTCGCAGGTGACACCGCCCGAGGTCAGCAAAGGGTCATCCTCCGCAGCGGGTGAGCGTATCCACCCGCAGACCATGCAGCGCCTCGCGCAATTAGCTCAGCTCTCTCGGGCTACAGACGGCGAATCGACGCGGCTGTTGCAGCTAGGATTTGCGCCATTCAAAGGCGATCGAGAGAGCGTTGCCACGCTGCGCAAGGGCATGAAAGAGGGGTTAGTCCTGAGCAGTGTACGGGCTAGTTCGGGGGTGCAGCAAGCTGTCGGGGAGGTGATTGAAcggaaaagacaagaaaagaaggccGATTAGCGCTGGAGTTGTGGGTAGGCGGTTTATTGTACATGGATTCAAGTAGTTCGGTAGTATTATATCCGATAAGCTCATTATGGGTCACGAACTGTTCTGGAGTTTGATATTCTCACTGTAGATGGGCACCATAGTAATAGTTGATATTGTACATCGAAAGATTTGAGGTGAGATGGGAGGTGAGGCAATTTTGCCCCAACTTGCAGGTTCACTGGACTCGGATTAATATTGAGCCCTTTAATTCCTATCTCGTTCAATTACTTGAGCGAATAACTCTCGGCGGTTGGGGATTATCAATGGGAACGGATAACCCGGACATTAAGCCCGTTTCCCGGCCATTGCGCGGTTTTCTGATTTAGTAATTCAAGTGCCTTGTGTGATTCTGTTCCGTTTGTGGCGAACCGGTCGGGAGGGATTTCTTGGTTCAAGTTCTTACTACCTTTTTTACTTAGTACTAGTCACGTAGGTACGGGTAGTCGTTTTAGTTTCCTGAATAGGCATCATCATATGTGCCCCCAGTCATTTTGGTCTATCATCTGACAACACAAACATAACGGATCTTTCTGTTCGGTCCACTTGGTAGTGTAAATATATCGTCGGTGAACGGATGATATCGCTTCGTCGTCTATATATCGGGTGTTATGTCGAGTATAGAAGGTTTGGAGAGGTGTAAAAGGCTATGAATGATCCATCGGTGATGGAAGTTAGGTTAGGTCATACCCCGAACGAAGTCTCAAATACTTCTTTCAATCCTTTATACAGTAGGTCCTTTCCATCCTTTGGATCGGTAATTACCTGTTAGAAATGAATAcccgtactccgtacctgcGAAATAAACCCGGACGGAAGCGGTGGAAGTTCGTGCCAAAAAGTCTACCTCACTACTAATAAGCGGGACTGGCGATCCATAACTCGATCGatgggaagggaaaaaaagctGTGAATTGTAAGATAGATACGAGTCCTATTATGAATATACGGTTCGTTcgttttcgttttcttttttctcttttctttttcgttttttcttcctcggtagGATGGATATGTAAGTATATTACTTTCAATACTTTCGCACTTCTTTCTCACAGATTGTAGGATGAATGGAATGACTTAATTTAACTCGGCTGAGCATGGGGAGGAGTCCACTTTCTCTGTCTAGGAAATGAGACTATTGTTCATGGATATTAAGAGGAAGGCAAAGCGCTTATTAAATCCAGTCAGTTAGCAGAATTAGAAATCCATCAACAAGGGTAcgaattaaaaaaaaaaaaaaaaaaaaaaaaaaaaaaaaccatgaaatattaatagatacGTATACTAAGAATATGTACAGTGTAGGTATAGTGAGTAGATGAGGTAGTATAGAATGAATTAAATTTGAACGTCCCATACAGTCAGAAACACCCGAACGATGACGTTTCCTCAATCCCGAGCCACGGAAGCCACGCGTAAGAAACGGTACGAGACGCGAGGGCGGTAAATTTTCTTAGGGTGATCGGTCCGCAGAAGGTTCAGCTTCTCGTCTCCTGGACAGTCACTGGACTGACCGCACAGAACAGAGAGAGCGTGTGAAAGTCTGGCTGTTCCCTACTTAGTAGACGAGATGAACACACACCAACAATGAAACCACCACACGGCGCATCCCCATCCCTTTCTTCCATCCCccgtcctttttctttccctccgcccctctccctctcttcctcctctcctaTCCTCTACCATCccgcttcatcatcgtcactaTCTAACCGGACTATGTCACTCGTGCCTCGCTTCTCTTGTCTCCATCAGCCTTGTCAAACTTTTGCCTCACCCTGACCAAGTCGCGCCGCCGCGTTTGACGTCTGGAACCACTTCTCCAGCCAACCAACTTGTCCGTCACCCACGTCACAATCGccatttaaataatatcCAACTTTCTGCCTTCCACCAACACTGCCACTCCGCGTCTCAACGGCTTTTACTTCCCCTTCACACCCGTCGGGTCTAATTGTCATTTCTTCTACCCTACCCTTACAAAATCGCTATCGGCAGATTACCCATTGAGCTGAAATGCCCGCTGCTACTGCCACCAACGGTCGCTCCAGTCGGTCTGGGCCCTCTTCGAAAGGGGTCGTCGTCCTCAAGCTCTCACCGGACTTGTTAAGTCGCTTTGCCAGTCCTCCTCCCCCAGAGGTAAAggacaggaagaagagtatCATCAAGGACGACGAGTCTAGAGCCGACTCCCCCgtcaaggaaaaagaaccTTCCTCCCCGGCGTCATCTTCCGTGGAAGCACCTATCCCTCCGTCCGACAATGCATCTGATGCTGCATCTACACCTGCCGCGGGAACTTCGGCTGCTGACACCCCCCGTCGCAAAGGTGTACCTGGTCCCAAGCCTGGAGCCAAACGAGGTGTGAACCAGATAAGCGAGACAACCCCTAAACCGAGAGGAAAGCCTGgtccgaagaagaaacctaGACTGTAGGTGTTTGTTATCTCCCTAGCTGGCACTGCAAACAACACATGCTAACTTGGGGACGAATAGTGATGACGGTGGCTCCGAACCCGTCAAGATTGCACCATCCCATAGGTTGGGGCCCAAAGCCAACACCGGTGCCATTAATGCCGGTCTTCGCGCCCTTGATCGTTCGGGGGCTCCATGCCGCAAATGGGAACGCAAGTCTTTACAACTGAAGAGCTTCACTGGAATACAGTGGCAGCTACCGACTTGGCGAACTCCCCGACCTCAGAAAACAGACGACAATGGCGAAAGCAAGGAGTCTGTCCTGGAGACCGGTGATAGCGATAGCAAGGCGAATCAAAGCGCTAGCGGGGTTCCTAGCGAGAAGAGCAATTCTGGTGATGGAGACCTAACCCCGGTCCCTCCGAATATCGCAGAGGCATCTTCGCCTGCCATTGCTATGGCCGCATAGGCTCAAACCCATAATTTGATTCAGCCGTCATCCTTCGTGTACATTATTTTCACTCtacattttttatttcccaTGGTTTCTGGAGCGTTGTTTACATGGTCAACCTTTGTATGGTCTGGATTGGCGTTTGGGAAGTTCTATCGTTCGCTCCCATACTGGGCTACCTCATTTGTTCGCTGTCATTTCTGGCCACTGGCAGAGAATTTTCACCCACTCCTGGCTTTGTCCGCCTGAGTTTATCCGCTCAATCGCCTTTTGATTTGTCTTTGTCCTTCTCTAGTTCTTTCTTTGTACTATTATGTTTGTTGGATCTGGGATTTTACGCAAGATCTGAGTTAACCCCTCTACCAAGGTCATGTGGGGGATGTTTATTGTATGCAGGAAAACGTTGGGAATAGATTTACAGATGCAGCCGGGGTTTCTTACTCGAAGTATCAGTAGGATAGGCAATGGTTTTACAATTCAAAGTGATTCGCTAGAATGAACTAGTTTTAGTATTGACGTTTTTCGATCGACCGATTCTGGAGTTCATTTGTTTTCTCATGAATGTAAGAGATGATAGTCGTTTTTCAATCCATTGTTTGATGTAACATCTCATCTGGAACTAACCCGAAACCCTAGCCGTCTTGGTGGCCGGTAATTGTAGGAGTGATTGCTGACCAGAGAGGGACAGATCAGCTGCTAGCATAAGCCGGATGCTGGATGCATCTCAGGAGGGGGTCTCAGCAAATCATGCTGGATTTGCTGGATTATGTGAACACTGTCGGAGGAGTTCTGTTGCATGgatatatagtagtatatgCTAATGCGCTTCATGAGTACTCTAATCCCAGACCCAATTTAGTAGAACCATAGCTGGTTAAATGGAAGGTAGTACTAGAGGGTTCCCCTCATCTCTCCCTTGTCAGAAGAGCAGTAATAGTGGTAAtaaagtacatacatcacgGAGGTCGATGTACCTATGAatactcttttctttactcttCTCCAGAAGCTCTGGGCGCCCCGtgctttttcccttccctgcCCCCCGCAGCCACATTCCTGTCATGCCATcatgttccttttcctcttaGTAAATGAATAGACTGAAACTCGTGGCCCCGTGACTCTTTCCCTTGTAGTACGGAATCAGACAACTTCCTGAGGCATTATTGTCTCTCCTCCCCTTTCCCGTCACACAAGACGCTTCCTGAATTCCCATTCTCTGGTCTTTTCCCAACTTCGTTGTAACTGCGATCTCAGTCTTTCCTGGACTGTGTGGTCTCATTACTTTCCCAAATATTTCGACACCGCCAAGAAATCGTCCTGAAATACTTGTTTATAGAGTCAACAGCGAATATTAGGCTTCTGGTTGTTGTGCTCCACTGCCGTTTACGGAAAACCAAGTGACCCGTGGCCGAGAGACCATAACCCAAAAGAACACAGAcaaaagagcaaaagaagacgcaagaaacaaaagaagcaagTTATCAATAAACATTGACAAATGCTACGCATTTCACTATCGTCATAGTCATTCGAGCTTCGAGAGCCGCTCGCGTGAGGGTGTTGTGTATGTTCGTCGACCCTCCCCGCTCACTACTAAGTACCCGCCCGCCGTTGGTTTTGGCTCCATCCAACGAACGACTCCAATATGACCGATGCACCATTTCCCCCGTCCGGTGGAGCTCGAGGAGCTCCTGTAACCACCACATATTCCGGCCCAAGCATCTCTACCATCCCCCGTCGTTCATCCTACGCTTCCGTCCTGTCTGGAACTGCGCTCTCGCCACCAAGCAACAGTGGTCCGTTCTCCCAACTGCTTACTTCGAACTCCACTTCTTACCCCCCACCATTTCATCCCGACGGCCGCCATCTGAGGCCATCCGCAGACGTGGATGCAGACATGCAGATGAACTCCTCATGGAGGATGTCGTCCGGCGATACACTTCCTCCTTATTCCCGGAAATACGCCAGCTTCACTCGTTCTGACCCCTTCCCCCCAAATCCCGGCAGCTTCTCCGACGCTGCATCGTCTTCATTTACACCATCATACCTGCGCAACTCCAGGTACATCTCCCGCCTCGATGCAGCCCGTCGAGCCAAACTGGCGTCCCAACGGGATACAGTTTATTCTTCATCAACGTCGAATCCCATTTCTACCTCCTCCAGTCAGGCGAGCTTGCCGCGTATAGCACCATCCCATCGTGGGATGACCTATGATATCATCGAGAGGGAACCTCCTGGCGATGACGAACACGTTATGCCACTTCCTTCACGGTGGAACGACGGAGACAAATATTCTGGCCTGGAGCTCACAAGTGGGGGATTGGAAGTCCGGTATACCGGCCCAGTCAATAAACACGACcatgaagctgctgctgtgCGTGCGGATAACCCGATGCCGCCGCAGTGCGGGATCTACTATTTTGAAATTACGATTCTATCCAAACCTAAGGAAGGGTATGTTCAAATCATTTTAGAAGGAGATGAttgccttccttttttccttccattTCTCTGTCcgtattttctttctcttttgggaGATATACTCACTGTGACAGAATGATCGGGATCGGGTTCTCCAGTAATAAAGCGTCGGTTGAGCGTCTCCCGGGATGGGAGCAAGAATCCTGGGCGTAccatggtgatgatggcaaGTCATTTTTCGGTGAAAGCCAAGGGCAAGGACGACAATACGGCCCTACCTTTGGTGTAAACGATACCGTGGGCTGCGGTGTCAACTTTTCGACGGGATGTGCATTTTTCACTAAAAATGGCGTATTTCTGGGTAATGACATCTCGGCAGGCGAAAACCTCAATAAGGAAAGCTAACGACAGCTAGGAAATGCCTTTCGGGAGTTGCGAAACCTGAAGGTCTACCCCTCAGTGGGGATGAAAAAACAGCCTCCTGTGCATTTGGCGGCGAACTTTGGCCAACATCCGTTCATGTTTGACATTGATGGCATGGTTAAGGTGCGTAGCGTGCATCTTGTTGGCGGTATGAATATAACTGATCAAatacagaaagagaaatttGCCATTCACTCAGAGATTCGTGCCACCAGCACCGCTAACCTACAGCCACCCTTAGATGAGTCTGCCTTGCTCCAAGAACTGGTTGCACAGTTCCTGGCTCATGACGGATATGTCGAAACGGCTCGGGCTTTTGCAGAAGAGGTCGCTGCAGAGTCGGCGGCGCTGCAAAATGGGCGTGCGGAGCCACTGAAGAAGTATGAAGTAGAGGAAGATGTTGAAGCGATCAACCGGCAAAGTGCGGCGCCCCCGACTAAATTCAGATAACTTGCACTAACTCTACGCAGAAATCCGAGCAGCGATACTAGATGGCGATATCGACAAGGCACTGAAGTATACTAATGCCTATTACGCCAATGTATTGCAGAACTTCCCTCATATTCACTTCAAGTTACGATGTCGGAAATTTTTGGAAATGATGCGTCGATGCAACGAGCCCTCCTGGGCTGCATCGAGGAGAGACAAGCCATCTAATGGTCTTTCTGACGGCAGTGCCGTTTTtgacgaggagatggagcttGACGAACATATGCACCACGGTGGCGGCTGGAACGCTGATGGAATGGATACAGAAGAGCCTGAGAACGCTGCGAAGTTCAACGAGCTCCTCACCGAGGCCGTCCAGTATGGACAACAATTACGTCTAGATTATCCGAATGACGAGCGTGGAGGGAACAAGAAGATGCTGGATGACATTTTCTCGCTGGTGGCGTATCCTGATCCGATGCAGTCAGTCCACGGGCATTATCTGGACCCTGCAGGCCGCATTGCTGTTGCAGAGGAATTGAATTCGGCAATTTTAGGTACTTTCCTCCGATCATTTGTTGTTCGTGCGAAGTGGATCCCGACTAACCTACGTGTAGTTTCACTTGGCAAATCATCATCGGCTGCTCTGGAGCGGCTATACCAACAGACAGAAGTGCTGGTCAATGAAATCAGTGAAGAAGGAGGCGCTGGGGCGTTTATTAATGTGCGAAATGATTTTCTACTTTGAATCCTTCAACAGCATGTTTGGGACTGATTACTTGATTATTCTGTGAACGTGGCACATGAAGACTGGtagccttttctttgtctattttctttaaacactttttccttttcccggAATGTCTATTGGTGGCCCTGCGCAACTCctctgtctttcctttcttattTCCCGGTCAGGCTGACCTGATCATCGTCCTGAGATACTTTTGAGTTTGCTGTGTTCATATACACAGACCTAGATAAGTATGTCGCTACAAGTACATACAGTAGTGAGCCATGACTGGTAATAATTTTTCAATCCAATTCCAAATTCAGCCGATAGAGTTTTtctttagattttttttttaaaaaggCAATGTGCGTGGAGGCGCATACGGGTGATGATCCGGAAGAATTACCATGAGTGGTGAATTGTGATATCTCGTGTTCCGATTTCTACCAGAGTCACTCCACCCGTGGCTGCACATCAGTGACGATCTGGGAAGGCTTGCTACTAAGTTGGTCTAGTCGGGTCCATCGCCTGCCACTAACCTGGCCTGTGAGCATGCTTATGTAGGTCGGAATCATGTTGCGTGGTTTCATGACAACTGTGAGGCGATGAGTggtttctctctcttttccttacATCCATGTGTCTCATTAAGTGAGACGAACTACTACAAGTGGTACCGTTGCTATTTTCGTTCCTCCGGTATAGTACCTGCAAGTAATGGTAATGTAAATAAGGCGAGTGATACCCACTATCTTCTGCGTAACTCTTGAAATATTGCGGGTAAAAAACCGTGTGTGACTGTAACTCTTTTTATAGCCAATCAGCGATCTGATGGAAGCCTTATCGACAGTCTTCTCCGCCTTTTTTCTCCCTGCCAAACAAACTACTTCACTCGTCCCAAGTTACCTTTCCATTCGTAGTTTACGACTGTCAACTAACAATAGCCATTGGAGGTTTTCCTTTACATGGCTTTTCAACTGAGTTTTATGGTGGGGATGTACTGATCTCATTTGCACCCCTCATTGACCCCTCAGATCCACTGGGAGTCGACAGCTCAGCTCGATGATTTGGCGCCTCCGCTTAGCTAGCCACTCCAAGGGGTGCCAACTCACACTCAGTCGTCTCGCATTCTAATCCCAGCCATGGCATCCCGTCCGCATAGCCCGGTTCCTGCTAGTCAGGTTCCATGCATTCCTACCCACTCCTCGTCCACTCCGACGGCTCTACGCTGCTGCTGTGGCCGTAATGACTGTGCATTCCTGCAGCACAATAATGTGGCCCTGGAGGGGTTGGAAAAGGATCTCGCTACGGCTGCTCGATTGGGTCAGGTACGTTCCTTTGTCGGCGTTTTGGGTCGAAATCAGGCCTCTGCGTCATCATTCCGTTATCTTCGATGCATCTATATTTATGCCCGGGCTCCcgttcctttgctttcttgttttcttggctAGATGTCTGTCTGCATACTTTGTACTTGTACATACTTGGGGTTCCTTGAGAGTACATAGATCGTCGTACTCTCAGCTCCCCACAGTTTGTTTTTACTTCCCCCCTGTCACATTGTTTGTCCTCCATTGGAATTTAGACCCTCCTTTCGTCAACTTTGCGAAATAACGCCGGGCTGGAATTAttgagaaaaagcaaaaaagggagagagaggacCTGTCAACCTCGTGTCACCCATGGCGACTCTAACGACCGCTAGGTCTCCCATCCTCTCCCATTGTGTTGTTGTCCGTCATGGCTGCCTTTCAAGATAACGCTGCTACGGCGTTCACTTCAACGAACTCGTCGTCACTAACTTTTGCATTACAGGCTTTGCTCCATCGCCATGAATCATACATGGCCGAGGCTGAAGAAGACCGTCATCGGTTCCTCGCCAGTATTGAGAACCTGGAACGCGAGAAGCGTGAGGTGCAGGTCGAAAATGCCCGCATAATCGAAGAGAATCGCGGGTTATTGGAGCAGCTGGAAGCTCTGAACAAAGCCGTTGCTGATGCAGATTCTCATGCTAAGTCCCTTGAAGTTAGACTAGAGAATTCTGAAGCTGAGCTTCGCAAAGTCACGGTGTCGGCTGCCCGTGCAGCTGACCTTGACGCCCAATTGGTTCAGATGGAGAATGAACAAACCAGGCTCCAAGAGAGCCTGGAgtcagctgaagaagaatcAAGGTCGGCGGTCCAGCGATGGAAGAAGGCGGAAAGTACTTTAAGAGATCTTAATGATCAAATCGACCGcattgagaaggaggcaCGGGAGGAACGCGAACGCCATGCCGAAGCAGTCCAGCGTATGGAGCGAAAACGGACCGTTGAACGGGAGCTAGATGGCGCTGCTAGACGTCTAAAAGGAGCCGCGGCAACTCATGAGTTGGGCAGGAACCACGGCGGAACCGTGGTGTCCCGTTTCGTCAGGGACATATTACAGGATAATGCCAATTTGCAGTTGGGAATCGTTGAATTACGGGAGTTGCTAGAGAGTTCGAATCAAGAGGTGCAGTGTCTGCGGGATCAGATCATTTCGCACCAGTTGGTCCCCATGACAGAAGGCGATGGGCAAGTGCCACAACTTGCACCGACATTGAGTCAGGAACTTGAGTCCAAGGAGCCGCGTCGGGCACCACAAGAGTTCCACATTCACCACCATTATCATACGCCGTCTATTAAAAAGGAGAGGCCCGCGCTTTTCCGACGTTCCAAGAACAGACATACCTGGGGCCATCCAAATACTGTACACTCTCCTTCTGGTACCAAAATAGCTCGCAAACCTACGCACCGGTCGCAgtcttctcattcttctgCATCCACAATGATGTCCCAGCCCCCCGTACAGATTCCCTCGGCTTCTCAACGCTGGTCTTCGCAGTCTCCTGGAGCTGAGTCCATGGCGAGCTCACCGCAGTCCGGATATCGATCATCATCTATATTTGATAGAGTAGAGCGTGGGTTTGATTCCTCGCGA carries:
- a CDS encoding RNA polymerase I subunit Rpa43; its protein translation is MAVDAMEIDSERVPAAVPSPEKERKRKHKNKDVSSSSPSKKKRKHESSQLADETADHDIEKKKKSKKSKDKTKSKQADTEGAAIPDSPYVLTTATLYLPLSPISISPTHAKASLLAEHLSPLLLTYYAPLQGVILAYSDASISSTPPSPYTSSDPADPNPKPLTLAKTAGEYGVLYVYLTATFLVFRPQRGQILEGWVNVQSEGFLGAVVLNLFSVGIERKRLPSNWKWVPPGEEGSVSGDQQKTATTSEDDESEPSASFDQEKEHFNPVSLANPVSDTLNEEANAEDDESAAEGYFQSVSGHRVRGTVRFRVVDVDVIPGSERDRSFLSIEGTMLSPEEEARVLEDERNGILTTSATPRRGRSQEPRVSMSGALAAPSVAAIPEPETPSKTKEPKAEKEKKSKSSKSKKKEKKEK
- a CDS encoding putative membrane associated DnaJ chaperone (hypothetical protein Ao3042_06462), giving the protein MASLLSFAGWAFLPNYATSIVQNIYYGITIRAGEPRPQPPSPRYARHRRRIFILVVTSYLLYTLYETFHRVQAAGDFYKALGVSPLADDRTIKSRFRRLAAQHHPDKINQGDGIPSDDYFVYLKLAQDTLLDPARRFAYDRFGPDVLGWSNVKTVQDFLFTGLQRSIPQYVGGFVTIIILNFTWWSNWGRYWRFFTFAALITLELALTTQPRALFFPASYIPVELQKLLGISTKTPSFYLLPFQILTLAQRASVMLHIFISQVTPPEVSKGSSSAAGERIHPQTMQRLAQLAQLSRATDGESTRLLQLGFAPFKGDRESVATLRKGMKEGLVLSSVRASSGVQQAVGEVIERKRQEKKAD
- a CDS encoding INO80 complex, subunit Ies4, with protein sequence MPAATATNGRSSRSGPSSKGVVVLKLSPDLLSRFASPPPPEVKDRKKSIIKDDESRADSPVKEKEPSSPASSSVEAPIPPSDNASDAASTPAAGTSAADTPRRKGVPGPKPGAKRGVNQISETTPKPRGKPGPKKKPRLDDGGSEPVKIAPSHRLGPKANTGAINAGLRALDRSGAPCRKWERKSLQLKSFTGIQWQLPTWRTPRPQKTDDNGESKESVLETGDSDSKANQSASGVPSEKSNSGDGDLTPVPPNIAEASSPAIAMAA
- a CDS encoding SPRY domain-containing protein (Ran-binding protein, putative) — encoded protein: MTDAPFPPSGGARGAPVTTTYSGPSISTIPRRSSYASVLSGTALSPPSNSGPFSQLLTSNSTSYPPPFHPDGRHLRPSADVDADMQMNSSWRMSSGDTLPPYSRKYASFTRSDPFPPNPGSFSDAASSSFTPSYLRNSRYISRLDAARRAKLASQRDTVYSSSTSNPISTSSSQASLPRIAPSHRGMTYDIIEREPPGDDEHVMPLPSRWNDGDKYSGLELTSGGLEVRYTGPVNKHDHEAAAVRADNPMPPQCGIYYFEITILSKPKEGMIGIGFSSNKASVERLPGWEQESWAYHGDDGKSFFGESQGQGRQYGPTFGVNDTVGCGVNFSTGCAFFTKNGVFLGNAFRELRNLKVYPSVGMKKQPPVHLAANFGQHPFMFDIDGMVKKEKFAIHSEIRATSTANLQPPLDESALLQELVAQFLAHDGYVETARAFAEEVAAESAALQNGRAEPLKKYEVEEDVEAINRQKIRAAILDGDIDKALKYTNAYYANVLQNFPHIHFKLRCRKFLEMMRRCNEPSWAASRRDKPSNGLSDGSAVFDEEMELDEHMHHGGGWNADGMDTEEPENAAKFNELLTEAVQYGQQLRLDYPNDERGGNKKMLDDIFSLVAYPDPMQSVHGHYLDPAGRIAVAEELNSAILVSLGKSSSAALERLYQQTEVLVNEISEEGGAGAFINVRNDFLL